One Azospirillum brasilense DNA window includes the following coding sequences:
- a CDS encoding amylo-alpha-1,6-glucosidase, with the protein MTLVMTRPPSTLTDGMDLMPVRFGRAVCGDLAQAERREWWLANGLGAYAAGTIAGSLTRRYHGLLVAPVEPPLGRRLVFAKADATLVVDGRNWPLFTNRWASGAIAPTGHEHAESFQLDGRIPVWTFAAAGRRVEARVWLEQGANTVTAAWRLHADAGDGDGVALRVSLLVNGRDHHGTTDRHGFTPDLQMDGPNRLRVVEPSGFALTLHAPCGRIEPRRDWHADFLLPVEEERGLPPVDHHLCVGEAVFDLRPGRWVGVVGSLEAEADTDTAASLARRRAQEAAVLAKADDALPEMAGAPGWVRRLVLACDSFLFARPLPEVPDGQSVIAGYPWFGDWGRDTMIALPGLTLATGRADSARRILETFARFVDRGMLPNVFPGAGERADYNTVDAALWYVEAWRAYLEATDDVKALAGAFPVLAGIIDEHRRGTRYGIGEDPADGLLRAGEPGLQLTWMDARIGDWVVTPRHGKPVEINALWFNALCAMAGFADRLGQTSAPYRETAERVRRSFGRFVRPDGGLYDVIDGPDGDDASIRPNQIFAVSLPHSPLEPLVQACVVAECRRALLTSHGLRSLAPDHPDYRGHYRGGVWERDGGYHQGPVWAWLLGPFALAVHRVTGDAKAAQRLLEPIADHLTDAALGQVSEIFDGDPPHRPRGCPVQAWSVACVLEAWWRLEQAKSSNGRT; encoded by the coding sequence ATGACCCTGGTCATGACGCGTCCCCCATCCACCCTCACCGACGGCATGGATCTGATGCCGGTCCGCTTCGGCCGCGCGGTCTGCGGCGATCTGGCCCAGGCGGAGCGGCGGGAATGGTGGCTCGCCAACGGGCTTGGCGCCTACGCCGCCGGGACCATCGCGGGCAGCCTGACGCGGCGCTACCACGGCCTGCTGGTCGCCCCGGTGGAGCCGCCGCTCGGGCGCCGACTGGTCTTCGCCAAGGCCGACGCAACGCTGGTTGTCGACGGGCGGAACTGGCCGCTCTTCACCAACCGCTGGGCGAGCGGCGCCATCGCCCCCACCGGTCATGAGCATGCGGAGAGTTTCCAGCTCGACGGCCGCATCCCGGTCTGGACCTTCGCGGCCGCCGGCCGGCGGGTCGAGGCGCGGGTGTGGCTGGAGCAGGGCGCCAACACCGTCACCGCCGCGTGGCGCCTGCACGCCGACGCCGGGGATGGAGATGGCGTCGCCCTGCGCGTGTCCCTGCTGGTCAACGGCCGCGACCACCACGGCACCACGGACCGCCACGGCTTCACCCCGGACCTCCAGATGGACGGCCCCAACCGCCTGCGCGTGGTCGAGCCCAGCGGCTTCGCGCTGACGCTCCACGCCCCCTGCGGGCGGATCGAGCCCCGCCGCGACTGGCACGCCGACTTCCTGCTGCCCGTCGAGGAGGAGCGCGGCCTTCCGCCCGTGGACCATCACCTGTGCGTGGGCGAGGCGGTCTTCGACCTTCGCCCTGGCCGATGGGTGGGCGTGGTCGGCAGCCTGGAGGCCGAGGCCGACACGGACACCGCCGCCTCCCTCGCCCGCCGCCGCGCGCAGGAGGCCGCGGTTCTGGCGAAGGCCGACGACGCATTGCCAGAAATGGCTGGGGCCCCGGGCTGGGTGCGGCGACTGGTGCTGGCCTGCGACAGCTTCCTCTTCGCGCGGCCCCTGCCCGAAGTGCCGGACGGGCAATCGGTGATCGCGGGATACCCGTGGTTCGGCGACTGGGGCCGCGACACCATGATCGCCCTGCCCGGCCTGACGCTCGCCACCGGGCGGGCCGACAGCGCTCGGCGCATCCTGGAGACCTTCGCCCGCTTCGTGGACCGAGGCATGCTGCCCAACGTCTTCCCCGGGGCCGGGGAGCGGGCCGACTACAACACGGTGGACGCGGCGCTCTGGTATGTCGAGGCGTGGCGGGCCTACCTAGAAGCCACCGACGACGTGAAAGCGCTGGCGGGCGCCTTCCCGGTGCTGGCGGGCATCATCGACGAACACCGCCGCGGCACCCGCTACGGCATCGGGGAGGACCCGGCCGATGGCCTTCTGCGCGCCGGGGAGCCGGGGCTGCAGCTGACCTGGATGGACGCCAGGATCGGCGATTGGGTGGTGACGCCCCGGCACGGCAAGCCGGTGGAAATCAACGCGCTGTGGTTCAACGCGCTGTGCGCCATGGCCGGCTTCGCGGACCGGCTCGGCCAGACCTCCGCCCCATACCGCGAGACGGCGGAGCGGGTGCGGCGCTCCTTCGGGCGCTTCGTTCGGCCCGATGGCGGCCTGTACGACGTGATCGACGGCCCGGACGGCGACGACGCCTCCATCCGGCCAAACCAGATCTTCGCCGTCAGCTTGCCGCACTCTCCGCTGGAGCCCTTGGTCCAGGCCTGCGTGGTCGCCGAATGCCGACGGGCGCTGCTGACCAGCCACGGCCTGCGCTCCCTCGCCCCGGACCACCCCGACTACCGCGGCCACTACCGCGGCGGCGTATGGGAGCGCGACGGCGGCTACCATCAGGGACCGGTCTGGGCGTGGCTGCTCGGGCCCTTCGCGCTGGCGGTGCATCGGGTGACCGGCGACGCAAAGGCCGCGCAGCGGCTTCTGGAGCCCATCGCCGACCACCTGACCGACGCGGCCCTGGGCCAGGTCAGCGAAATCTTCGACGGCGACCCGCCGCACAGGCCGCGCGGCTGCCCCGTCCAGGCCTGGTCGGTCGCCTGCGTGCTGGAGGCGTGGTGGCGGCTGGAACAAGCAAAATCATCGAACGGGAGGACATGA
- a CDS encoding VOC family protein, whose product MKRSPLPILFLVGFVVLLSAAAVRGQTVRAVDSVGITVSDMDRALAFYRDVLTFEPVADTEVAGDAYERLTGVFGARIRIVRLRLGSEAIELIQYLAPEGRPIPVDSRSNDRWFQHIAIITGDMDAAYARLRAAKVRHASTGPQTLPAWNPNAGGIRAFYFKDPDGNPLEILQFPPGKGNPRWQGADGRLFLGIDHTAIVVADTDASLALYRDRLGLRVAGTSENYGTEQEHLNNVFGARLRITTLRAPSGPGIEFLEYLAPRDGRPAPADTRANDLWHEQVTLLTDDDPGPAAVLLPDPALGLARAVMAHDPDGHAYILGNPLGNSRHTELSHE is encoded by the coding sequence ATGAAACGCTCGCCCCTCCCCATCCTCTTCCTCGTGGGCTTCGTCGTCCTGCTGTCGGCCGCGGCCGTCCGGGGGCAGACCGTTCGCGCGGTGGACTCGGTGGGCATCACCGTATCCGACATGGACCGCGCGCTGGCCTTCTATCGCGACGTCCTGACCTTCGAGCCGGTGGCCGACACCGAGGTCGCGGGCGACGCCTACGAGCGGCTGACCGGCGTCTTCGGCGCCCGCATCCGCATCGTGCGCCTGCGGCTTGGTTCGGAAGCCATCGAGTTGATCCAGTACCTCGCGCCGGAGGGCCGGCCGATCCCTGTGGATTCCCGCAGCAATGACCGCTGGTTCCAACACATCGCCATCATCACCGGCGACATGGACGCCGCCTACGCCCGGCTGCGCGCGGCCAAGGTGCGCCACGCCTCCACCGGGCCGCAGACCCTGCCGGCCTGGAACCCGAACGCCGGCGGCATCCGCGCCTTCTACTTCAAGGACCCGGACGGCAACCCGCTGGAGATCCTCCAGTTCCCACCGGGCAAGGGCAATCCGCGCTGGCAGGGGGCCGATGGCCGGCTGTTCCTCGGCATCGACCACACGGCCATCGTCGTCGCCGACACCGACGCCAGCCTCGCCCTCTACCGCGACCGGCTCGGCCTGCGCGTCGCCGGCACCAGCGAGAATTACGGCACGGAGCAGGAGCATCTGAACAACGTCTTCGGTGCCCGGCTGCGCATCACCACCCTGCGCGCCCCAAGCGGGCCGGGCATCGAGTTCCTGGAATACCTCGCCCCGCGCGACGGTCGCCCCGCCCCCGCCGACACACGCGCCAACGACCTGTGGCACGAGCAGGTGACCCTGCTGACCGACGACGATCCCGGCCCGGCCGCCGTGCTCCTGCCGGACCCGGCCCTCGGCCTCGCCCGCGCGGTGATGGCGCACGACCCGGACGGGCACGCCTACATCCTCGGCAATCCCCTCGGGAATTCCCGGCACACGGAGCTGAGCCATGAATGA
- a CDS encoding DUF692 domain-containing protein, translated as MHAAPDAPRTVSPLPARAGVGLRHRHVAEFLTMRPAVAWIEVHSETYLAAGGPRLTALEAIRRDYPLSGHGVGLSLGSADGVDPDHLDRLAALYARIQPELVSEHLAWSSAGGTYLNDLLPLPYTEEALDTVRRNVERVQERLKRPILVENPSRYLTFDASAIPEAEFLAELARRTGCGLLLDVNNIHVSAHNVGLDPRAYLDAIPPEAVGEIHVAGHAVHDTGCGTLLIDDHGSPVADPVWDLLDEALRRTGPRPVLVEWDTHVPDLPVLLAEAGRADRSLHAVTEGACHAA; from the coding sequence ATGCACGCCGCGCCCGACGCCCCCCGCACCGTTTCTCCCCTGCCGGCACGGGCCGGCGTCGGACTGCGGCACCGCCACGTCGCGGAGTTCCTGACCATGCGCCCCGCCGTGGCCTGGATCGAAGTGCACAGCGAAACCTATCTGGCGGCCGGCGGCCCCCGCCTGACGGCACTGGAGGCGATCCGCCGGGACTACCCGCTCAGCGGGCACGGGGTCGGCCTGTCGCTCGGCTCCGCCGACGGGGTCGATCCCGACCACCTCGACCGCCTGGCCGCCCTTTACGCCCGCATCCAGCCGGAGCTGGTTTCCGAGCACCTGGCGTGGAGCAGCGCCGGCGGCACCTACCTGAACGACCTGCTGCCCCTGCCCTACACCGAGGAAGCGCTTGACACCGTCCGCCGCAACGTCGAGCGCGTCCAGGAGAGGCTGAAGCGCCCGATCCTGGTGGAGAACCCGTCGCGCTACCTGACCTTCGACGCCTCCGCGATCCCGGAGGCGGAGTTCCTGGCAGAGCTGGCGCGCCGGACCGGCTGCGGCTTGCTGCTGGACGTCAACAACATCCACGTCAGCGCCCACAACGTCGGGCTCGACCCGCGCGCCTATCTCGACGCCATTCCGCCGGAGGCGGTGGGCGAGATCCATGTCGCCGGCCACGCGGTGCACGATACCGGCTGCGGCACGCTGCTGATCGACGACCACGGCAGCCCGGTCGCCGATCCCGTCTGGGACCTGCTGGACGAGGCGTTGCGCCGCACCGGCCCGCGGCCGGTGCTGGTCGAATGGGACACGCACGTGCCGGACCTGCCGGTCCTGCTGGCCGAGGCCGGGCGCGCCGACCGCAGCCTTCATGCCGTGACGGAGGGAGCCTGCCATGCTGCGTGA
- a CDS encoding DUF2282 domain-containing protein, with product MTETTNGLTIAAALAGALSLAALLPATTAAAAEAGGLEKCYGISKAGQNSCANEAGTHSCAGQSTKDYDGGEWRAVRAGVCTEMGGKLAAFQGVGMPKDMTKADTNTGKKS from the coding sequence ATGACTGAAACGACCAATGGCCTGACGATTGCTGCCGCTCTGGCCGGTGCCCTGTCGCTGGCGGCGCTCCTGCCGGCCACCACCGCCGCCGCGGCGGAGGCCGGCGGCCTGGAGAAGTGCTACGGCATTTCCAAGGCGGGGCAGAACAGCTGCGCCAACGAGGCCGGCACCCATTCCTGCGCCGGGCAGTCCACCAAGGACTATGACGGCGGCGAGTGGCGGGCGGTCCGGGCCGGCGTCTGCACCGAGATGGGCGGCAAGCTGGCGGCCTTCCAGGGCGTCGGCATGCCCAAGGACATGACCAAGGCCGACACGAACACCGGCAAGAAGAGCTGA
- a CDS encoding FAD-dependent oxidoreductase encodes MNDRLLRTAVAARDALPLAQKAIGPALDLGVRLWLAQAFWVSGIVKLHDWEQALYLARYEYPVPWLNPVPAAWIGAGIELLYPPLLALGLATRLAALPMLALVLVAQFAYRPLDAHLVQAALLAWLVVMGAGPLSLDRRLARGLPDSALPFAKPAARLLEAVTRRGGPAVQVALRLLVAGIAARSGDPAGTIGALLLTLGLGSRLVALALIWLMPAGAALSWPLLLGVVAVFGPGPLSLDRHIRHTIVRRWPRLAGVTPPLPDDAPHVVVVGGGFGGLAAVRGLAQAPCRVTLIDRRNHHLFQPLLYQVATASLSPADIATPIRSLLRDQANARVLLGRVVGVDSDARAVRLEDGRAVPYDHLVLATGARHGYFGREEWEPVAPGLKKVEDATEIRRRLLLAFEEAENSDAPDEQRAFLTFVVVGGGPTGVELAGAIAELARHGLEGEFRAIDPAEARVLLVQSAPRLLPTFPESLSAEAAASLEALGVTVLTGSAVEAVEEGGVTVSGTRIAARTVFWAAGVVASPAARWLGVAGDRAGRVPVGPDLSVPGLPEVFALGDTALSHGWDGQPVPGLAPAAKQGGAHVARVIRARLEGRPAPAPFRYRHAGSLATIGRKAAVADFGRVRLTGAAAWWLWGVVHILFLSGMRNRLGVAVEWFWAYLTLRQGTRLITGPADRAPKPASFAPPAPALERAS; translated from the coding sequence ATGAATGACCGCCTCCTCCGCACCGCCGTCGCCGCGCGCGACGCGCTGCCGCTCGCTCAAAAAGCAATCGGGCCGGCGCTGGACCTCGGCGTCCGCCTGTGGCTGGCCCAGGCCTTCTGGGTGTCGGGCATCGTCAAGCTGCACGACTGGGAGCAGGCGCTTTATCTCGCCCGGTACGAATACCCGGTGCCCTGGCTGAACCCGGTGCCCGCCGCCTGGATCGGCGCGGGGATCGAGCTGCTGTACCCGCCGCTGCTGGCGCTGGGCCTCGCCACGCGCCTCGCCGCGCTGCCCATGCTGGCGCTCGTGCTGGTCGCGCAGTTCGCCTACCGGCCGCTCGACGCGCACCTCGTGCAGGCCGCGCTGCTGGCGTGGCTGGTGGTCATGGGCGCCGGGCCGCTGTCGCTCGACCGGCGGCTGGCGCGCGGCCTGCCCGACAGCGCCCTGCCCTTCGCCAAGCCCGCGGCGCGCCTGCTGGAGGCCGTCACCCGCCGTGGCGGACCGGCCGTCCAAGTGGCGCTGCGGCTGCTGGTGGCGGGCATCGCCGCACGCTCCGGCGACCCGGCCGGCACCATCGGGGCCCTTCTGCTGACCCTGGGTCTGGGCTCCCGACTGGTGGCCCTGGCCTTGATTTGGCTGATGCCGGCCGGCGCAGCGCTCTCCTGGCCCCTTTTGCTGGGTGTGGTCGCGGTCTTCGGCCCGGGGCCGCTGTCGCTCGACAGGCATATCCGCCACACCATTGTCCGCCGCTGGCCGCGGCTGGCCGGCGTCACGCCACCGCTGCCAGACGACGCGCCGCATGTGGTCGTGGTCGGCGGCGGCTTCGGCGGGCTGGCGGCGGTGCGCGGGTTGGCGCAGGCGCCCTGCCGGGTGACGCTGATCGACCGGCGCAACCACCACCTGTTCCAGCCGCTGCTCTATCAGGTGGCGACCGCCAGCCTGTCGCCAGCGGACATCGCCACGCCGATCCGCAGCCTGCTGCGCGACCAGGCGAACGCCCGCGTGCTGCTCGGCCGCGTGGTCGGCGTGGACTCCGATGCCCGCGCGGTGCGGCTGGAGGACGGGCGCGCGGTGCCCTACGACCATCTCGTGCTCGCCACCGGCGCGCGGCACGGCTATTTCGGCCGCGAGGAGTGGGAGCCCGTCGCCCCCGGCCTGAAGAAGGTCGAGGACGCCACGGAGATCCGCCGCCGCCTGCTGCTCGCCTTCGAGGAGGCGGAGAACAGCGACGCCCCGGACGAGCAACGCGCTTTCCTGACCTTCGTCGTGGTTGGCGGCGGCCCTACGGGCGTAGAGTTGGCCGGCGCCATCGCCGAGCTGGCCCGCCACGGTCTGGAGGGCGAGTTCCGCGCCATCGACCCGGCCGAGGCCCGCGTCCTGCTGGTGCAGTCCGCCCCGCGCCTTCTGCCGACCTTCCCGGAGTCTCTGTCCGCCGAGGCCGCCGCGTCGCTGGAAGCGCTGGGCGTGACCGTCCTGACCGGAAGTGCTGTGGAGGCGGTGGAGGAGGGCGGCGTGACCGTCTCCGGCACGCGGATCGCGGCGCGCACCGTCTTCTGGGCGGCGGGGGTCGTCGCGTCGCCGGCGGCGCGCTGGCTGGGGGTGGCGGGTGATCGCGCCGGCCGGGTGCCCGTCGGCCCCGACCTGTCGGTGCCCGGCCTGCCGGAGGTCTTCGCCCTCGGCGACACGGCGCTGAGCCACGGCTGGGACGGCCAGCCGGTGCCCGGCCTCGCCCCGGCGGCCAAGCAGGGCGGCGCCCATGTCGCCCGCGTGATCCGCGCCCGGCTGGAGGGGCGGCCCGCCCCGGCACCCTTCCGCTACCGCCACGCCGGCAGCCTCGCCACCATCGGGCGCAAGGCGGCGGTCGCCGATTTCGGCCGGGTCCGCCTGACCGGCGCCGCCGCCTGGTGGCTGTGGGGCGTGGTGCACATTCTGTTCCTGTCGGGCATGCGCAACCGGCTGGGCGTGGCCGTGGAGTGGTTCTGGGCCTACCTGACCTTGCGCCAGGGGACCCGCCTGATCACCGGCCCGGCCGACCGCGCGCCCAAGCCGGCCTCCTTCGCCCCGCCCGCCCCCGCGCTGGAACGCGCCTCTTGA
- a CDS encoding LysR family transcriptional regulator has protein sequence MEMHQIRYFLAVAETLNFTRAAEQCNVTQPSLTRAIQKLEEEMGGLLFSREHHNTHLTELGRLAQPHLEAIYSANAAVLAEAKQYRSMDRAPLKLGVMCTISPARLVGFFEQLKTRVPMLDLMIRDLPAKPLVEALLAGELDVALVALPSFPERCTVRPLFTERYLIAFPKGHRFEAMNAIPLTELNGEDYLQRVHCEFRYHFEALGQPKRHNVNVRYHSEREDWVQAMIAAGMGCAVMPEHLAILPGLSTRVIIDPEVSRTVSLVTIAGRRFTPVEQVAIRIAQTHRWDGAESKAGAVGWCDVEVGGSAMPLP, from the coding sequence ATGGAGATGCACCAGATCCGCTACTTCCTCGCCGTGGCGGAGACGCTGAACTTCACGCGTGCGGCGGAACAGTGCAACGTCACCCAGCCGTCGCTGACCCGCGCCATCCAGAAGCTGGAGGAGGAGATGGGCGGCCTTCTCTTCAGCCGGGAGCATCACAACACCCACCTGACCGAACTCGGGCGGCTCGCCCAGCCGCATCTGGAAGCGATCTACAGCGCCAACGCCGCCGTGCTGGCCGAGGCGAAGCAGTACCGTTCCATGGACCGCGCCCCCTTGAAGCTTGGTGTCATGTGCACGATCAGCCCGGCCCGGCTGGTCGGTTTTTTCGAGCAATTGAAGACGCGCGTTCCCATGCTGGACCTGATGATTCGCGATCTGCCGGCCAAGCCGCTGGTCGAGGCGTTGCTGGCCGGCGAACTGGACGTGGCGCTGGTGGCGCTGCCCTCCTTCCCGGAGCGCTGCACGGTCCGGCCGCTGTTCACGGAGCGCTACCTGATCGCCTTTCCGAAGGGGCACCGGTTCGAGGCCATGAACGCCATTCCCTTGACCGAACTGAACGGCGAGGACTATCTGCAGCGCGTTCACTGCGAGTTTCGCTACCATTTCGAGGCGCTCGGGCAGCCGAAACGCCACAACGTGAACGTCCGCTACCACAGCGAGCGGGAAGACTGGGTCCAGGCGATGATCGCCGCCGGCATGGGCTGCGCGGTGATGCCGGAGCATCTGGCCATCCTGCCGGGCCTATCGACGCGCGTGATCATCGACCCGGAGGTGTCGCGGACGGTGTCGCTGGTCACCATCGCCGGCCGCCGCTTCACCCCGGTGGAGCAGGTCGCCATCCGCATCGCCCAGACCCACCGCTGGGACGGCGCGGAAAGCAAGGCGGGCGCGGTGGGCTGGTGCGACGTGGAGGTGGGTGGGAGCGCAATGCCCCTTCCCTAA
- a CDS encoding MGH1-like glycoside hydrolase domain-containing protein, protein MRNVERQRLEAQRSGAENWRLWGPYLSERAWGTVREDYSPHGTAWEDFSHDQARSRAYRWSEDGLGGISDDRQRLCFALALWNGRDPILKERAFGLTGNEGNRGEDVKEFYFHRDATPSHSWLRYLYKYPQAEFPYGRLLFENRMRGRTDPPFGLLDSGVFDDGRSWDVEVTYAKASPEEIHIRIEAANRGPDPAALHLLPTLWFRNTWSWSGDEARPILRAVAPPAGAAWAIRTEHPDLGAYHLYGSAPAELLFTENDSNAERLWGIPNATPYIKDSFHRRVIQNETGAVNPALEGTKAAPWYVLDVPAGEARAVDLVLSAVPLDRPFARTAAVFAARSREADAFYDALLPDADAEDKRVLRQALAGMIWCKQFFHYDVARWLDGDRLPPPDSRKGGRNRSWKHLTSSDIISMPDTWEYPWFAAWDLAYHCAALALVDVDFAKDQIEVLLSERFLHPNGQIPAYEWAFGDVNPPVHAMAALKVFRAERVQRGEGDTHFLHRVFHKLLLNYAWWVNRKDADGHNVFEGGFLGLDNISVFDRSQPLPPGYSLKQADATGWMAMFALNMVVMALELAAEDPDYEDIAIQVYQQFLSIANAIGGHAPGAVSLWDEADGFFKDLIVCPDGKVSRVNVYSMVGLIPLFATEVVDRRLLERVPRFRRMLTTHKGGKFQGSYVCACPDWENDRGEHLLALVDHTMLPRILQRLLDRDQFLSDYGIRSVSRIHAEHRHLGDLPGVGQALIEYVPGESTSGLFGGNSNWRGPVWMPVNYTLVQSIEKFHRFLGDAYRVPVPCLGGRELTLKEIATLIADRLVSLYRPDESGRRPVYCTQPHFHEDPHWRDLLLFYEYFHADTGQGLGAAHQTGWTGLLANLVLRRHRTDIPDYWKARSPGEVVDA, encoded by the coding sequence ATGCGAAACGTGGAACGGCAACGGCTTGAGGCCCAGCGCTCCGGCGCGGAGAACTGGCGGCTGTGGGGTCCGTACCTGTCGGAACGGGCCTGGGGAACGGTGCGCGAGGACTACAGCCCCCACGGCACGGCCTGGGAGGATTTCAGCCACGACCAGGCGCGCTCCCGCGCGTATCGCTGGAGCGAGGACGGGCTGGGCGGCATCAGCGACGACCGGCAGCGGCTGTGCTTCGCGCTGGCGCTGTGGAACGGCCGCGACCCGATCCTGAAGGAGCGCGCCTTTGGCCTGACCGGCAACGAGGGCAACCGCGGCGAGGACGTGAAGGAGTTCTATTTCCACCGCGACGCTACGCCGAGCCATTCCTGGCTGCGCTACCTCTACAAATACCCGCAGGCCGAATTCCCCTATGGACGCCTGCTCTTCGAGAACCGCATGCGCGGGCGAACCGACCCGCCCTTCGGCCTGCTCGACAGCGGCGTGTTCGACGATGGGCGCAGCTGGGACGTCGAGGTCACCTACGCCAAGGCGAGCCCGGAGGAGATTCACATCCGCATCGAGGCCGCCAACCGCGGCCCCGACCCGGCCGCGCTGCACCTGCTGCCCACCCTGTGGTTCCGCAACACGTGGAGTTGGTCGGGTGATGAAGCGCGTCCGATCCTGCGCGCTGTCGCCCCGCCGGCGGGCGCCGCCTGGGCGATCCGGACGGAGCATCCGGACCTCGGCGCTTACCACCTCTACGGCTCCGCCCCCGCCGAGCTGCTGTTCACCGAGAACGACAGCAACGCGGAGCGCTTGTGGGGCATCCCCAACGCCACCCCCTACATCAAGGACAGCTTCCACCGCCGCGTGATCCAGAACGAGACCGGCGCGGTCAACCCGGCGCTGGAGGGCACCAAGGCCGCCCCCTGGTATGTCCTCGACGTGCCGGCGGGGGAGGCGCGCGCCGTGGATCTCGTTCTTTCCGCCGTGCCCCTGGATCGGCCTTTCGCCCGCACCGCCGCCGTGTTCGCCGCACGCAGCCGCGAGGCCGACGCCTTCTACGACGCGCTGCTGCCCGACGCGGACGCGGAGGACAAGCGGGTGCTGCGGCAGGCGCTGGCCGGCATGATCTGGTGCAAGCAGTTCTTCCACTACGACGTGGCGCGCTGGCTGGACGGCGACCGGCTGCCGCCGCCGGACAGCCGCAAGGGGGGCCGCAACCGGTCCTGGAAGCACCTGACGTCGTCCGACATCATCTCCATGCCCGACACGTGGGAGTATCCGTGGTTCGCGGCCTGGGACCTCGCCTACCATTGCGCGGCGCTGGCACTGGTGGACGTGGACTTCGCCAAGGACCAGATCGAGGTTCTGCTCTCCGAACGCTTCCTGCACCCCAACGGCCAGATCCCGGCCTATGAGTGGGCCTTCGGCGACGTCAACCCGCCGGTGCACGCCATGGCCGCCTTGAAGGTCTTCCGGGCGGAGCGGGTGCAGCGCGGCGAGGGGGACACGCATTTCCTGCACCGCGTCTTCCACAAACTGCTGCTGAACTACGCCTGGTGGGTGAACCGCAAAGACGCCGACGGGCACAACGTGTTCGAGGGCGGCTTCCTCGGGCTCGACAACATCTCCGTCTTCGACCGCTCGCAGCCGCTTCCCCCCGGCTACAGCCTGAAGCAGGCCGACGCCACCGGCTGGATGGCCATGTTCGCGCTGAACATGGTCGTGATGGCGCTCGAACTGGCGGCGGAAGACCCGGACTACGAGGACATCGCCATCCAGGTTTACCAGCAGTTCCTCAGCATCGCGAACGCCATCGGCGGCCATGCGCCGGGGGCGGTGTCGCTGTGGGATGAGGCGGACGGTTTTTTCAAGGACCTGATCGTGTGCCCGGACGGCAAGGTCTCGCGCGTGAACGTCTATTCCATGGTCGGGCTGATCCCGCTGTTCGCGACGGAGGTGGTGGACCGCCGCCTGCTGGAGCGGGTGCCCCGCTTCCGCCGCATGCTCACCACCCACAAGGGCGGCAAGTTCCAGGGCAGCTATGTCTGCGCCTGCCCGGACTGGGAGAATGACCGGGGCGAGCATCTGCTGGCGCTGGTCGATCACACGATGCTGCCGCGCATCCTGCAGCGGCTTCTGGACCGCGACCAGTTCCTGTCCGACTACGGCATCCGCAGCGTCAGCCGCATCCACGCGGAGCACCGGCACCTGGGTGACCTGCCCGGCGTCGGCCAGGCGCTGATCGAGTATGTGCCGGGCGAGTCCACCTCCGGCCTGTTCGGAGGCAACTCCAACTGGCGCGGTCCGGTGTGGATGCCCGTGAACTACACGCTGGTGCAATCCATCGAAAAGTTTCACCGCTTCCTGGGCGACGCCTACCGCGTGCCGGTGCCCTGCCTGGGCGGCCGGGAGCTGACGCTGAAGGAGATCGCCACCCTGATCGCCGACCGGCTGGTGTCGCTCTACCGCCCGGACGAGTCCGGCCGGCGGCCGGTCTACTGCACGCAGCCGCACTTCCACGAGGACCCGCACTGGCGCGACCTGCTGCTGTTCTACGAATATTTCCACGCCGACACCGGCCAGGGCCTGGGCGCCGCCCACCAGACCGGCTGGACGGGCCTGCTCGCCAATCTCGTCCTGCGGCGCCACCGGACGGACATTCCGGACTATTGGAAAGCGCGCAGCCCCGGCGAGGTCGTGGACGCGTAG
- a CDS encoding DNA-binding domain-containing protein produces MLRDLQAAMGRDLLRAGNSIPPGIEDGAIPASIRFAIHANNVVGSLAGALEAAFPATARLLGGPAFQTEALAFVRRHPPRVPQLLAYGDQFPDHLARQMADRPWAADLARVEWAWNAAYFAADAPVLDIAALRALPDDRYPALRLAMHPSAHLLTCAFPVLELWDALRRGGDAPAAIAAGTQHLLIVRPLLEVQAVTLGPGEATLLMALSAGADLAHAALAASAIEPGFGLQRTLLAHLQLGSFTAFTLPSKED; encoded by the coding sequence ATGCTGCGTGACCTTCAGGCCGCCATGGGCCGCGATCTCCTGCGCGCCGGGAACAGCATCCCGCCGGGCATCGAGGACGGCGCCATTCCCGCCTCCATCCGCTTCGCCATCCACGCCAACAACGTCGTGGGCTCCCTGGCCGGGGCGCTGGAGGCCGCCTTCCCGGCAACCGCCCGGCTGCTCGGCGGCCCGGCCTTCCAAACGGAGGCCCTGGCCTTCGTGCGCCGGCACCCGCCGCGCGTGCCGCAGCTGCTGGCTTATGGCGACCAGTTCCCCGACCACCTCGCGCGCCAAATGGCCGACCGTCCCTGGGCCGCTGACCTCGCCCGCGTCGAGTGGGCCTGGAACGCCGCCTATTTCGCTGCGGACGCCCCGGTGCTGGACATCGCCGCGCTGCGCGCCCTGCCGGACGACCGCTATCCGGCGCTGCGGCTGGCGATGCACCCGTCGGCCCACCTGCTGACCTGCGCCTTCCCGGTCCTGGAGCTATGGGACGCGCTGCGCCGGGGCGGCGACGCACCCGCCGCCATCGCGGCCGGCACGCAGCACCTGCTGATCGTCCGCCCGCTGCTGGAGGTGCAGGCGGTCACGTTGGGGCCGGGCGAGGCGACCTTGCTGATGGCCCTGTCGGCGGGTGCCGACCTCGCGCACGCCGCCTTGGCGGCATCGGCGATCGAGCCCGGCTTCGGCCTTCAGCGCACGCTGCTGGCCCACCTGCAACTGGGCAGCTTCACCGCCTTCACGCTTCCCTCAAAGGAGGACTGA